A window of Peromyscus eremicus chromosome 7, PerEre_H2_v1, whole genome shotgun sequence contains these coding sequences:
- the LOC131915655 gene encoding tripartite motif-containing protein 43-like, whose amino-acid sequence MESDISQAFQRELTCFICLSCLTDPVTISCGHSFCRACLHLSWEDIQPPVRCPLCREQYGKELRTNIVLKKLVSIVRQASLMKDLSSEEHKCVTHEDTKRIFCAENRIFLCPLCSNSHEHRGHRHCPIEAAAKDQMDRLLKQMTSLWEKVQENQENLEAENIMRTHWMDYLTLREEMIRTEYRKLHPFLFEEEEKHIESMRNEGQCVLEKLRTSEAMMVQKRKELKEMYQKLMAKSQEPYVVLLQGLDDMFRSIIQMPIFFDNLTMLHYKMNLFNAMRRFIFRPHRKDTTADFVGCYLASWGSQSFISGKYYWEIDLENSWEWAVGVCKDSFLRNRNQLIESEGAFLLVCVKEGNHYSLLTTCPVFQHYIEKPLGRIGVFLDCEDGYLSFVNVAKSSLIYRYPPGTFNYPIWPYFSSGETAIQHHIVF is encoded by the exons atggagtcagacatctcacaagccttccagagagaactcacctgcttcatctgcctgagctgcctgacagacccagtcaccataagctgtggtcacagcttctgtcgagcctgcctccacctttcctgggaagacatccaACCTCCTGTCCGATGCCCTTTGTGCAGAGAACAATATGGGAAGGAATTGAGAACCAACATTGttttgaagaagctggtgtccattgtcagacaagccagcctcatgaaggacctgagctctgaggaacaTAAGTGTGTGACCCACGAGGATACTAAGAGGAtcttctgtgctgagaacaggATCTTTCTCTGTCCACTCTGCTCAAACTCTCAtgagcacagaggacacagacactgtCCCATTGAAGCAGCTGCTAAGGATCAAATG gaCAGGCTTTTGAAGCAAATgacatctttatgggagaaggtccaagaaaatcaagagaatttagAGGCAGAGAACATAATGAGAACCCATTGGATG gactACTTGACTCttcgggaagaaatgatcaggacagaGTATAGGAAACTGCATCCATTTCTctttgaagaggaagagaaacacattgagtctatgagaaatgaaggccaatgtgttttagagaaactcaggacaagtgaagccatgatggtccaaaagagaaaagaactaaaagaaatgtATCAGAAGCTGATGGCaaagtcccaggagccatatgtggttcTGCTGCAG GGTTTGGACGATATGTTCAGAAG TATAATTCAAA TGCCCATTTTCTTTGATAACTTAACCATGTtgcattacaagatgaacctatttAATGCCATGAGAAGATTCATCTTCAGACCTCACCGTAAAGATACAACTGCAGATTTTGTTGGATGCTATTTGGCTTCCTGGGGATCACAGAgcttcatctcagggaaatattactgggagattGATTTGGAGAACTCTTGGGaatgggctgtaggggtctgtaaggattccttCTTAAGGAATAGAAACCAACTGATTGAATCTGAAGGTgcatttcttcttgtgtgtgtgaaggagggtaatcattacagtctcctcaccacatgcccagtattccagcactatatagagaagCCACTGGGCCGAATTGGTgtgttccttgattgtgaggatggATATTTAAGTTTcgtgaatgttgccaagagttccctcatatacAGGTACCCTCCTGGCACCTTCAATTACCCTATCTGGCCTTACTTCTCAAGTGGGGAAACTGCAATCCAGCACCATATCGTTTTTTAA